In a genomic window of Quercus lobata isolate SW786 chromosome 4, ValleyOak3.0 Primary Assembly, whole genome shotgun sequence:
- the LOC115983875 gene encoding uncharacterized protein LOC115983875, with protein sequence MATEETKDPFKGVDWKAVGGDMQKDPGAKPVIKKRLPKKIRQIPECYFLPRRSLPSAIAFYGSCIAGGIGAGMLLEIWIKKKVKEDGGVIWEFDK encoded by the exons ATGGCCACCGAGGAGACAAAAGACCCATTCAAGGGGGTTGACTGGAAAGCTGTTGGTGGTGACATGCAGAAGGACCCTGGTGCTAAGCCTGTTATAAAGAAGCGGCTCCCAAAAAAGATTAGGCAGATTCCAGAGTGCTACTTCCTTCCTCGAAGATCCTTACCATCTGCTATTGCCTTCTATGGGTCATGTATTGCTGGTGGAATTGGTGCTGGGATGCTGCTGGAGATCTggataaaaaagaaagttaaag AGGATGGAGGTGTCATATGGGAGTTTGACAAGTAG